A section of the Centropristis striata isolate RG_2023a ecotype Rhode Island chromosome 7, C.striata_1.0, whole genome shotgun sequence genome encodes:
- the rufy3 gene encoding protein RUFY3 isoform X3 has protein sequence MSDLTPQSETPTPTTDKITQAARETIYLCNFRVSVDGEWLCLRELNDISLTPDPEPAHEDPKDPIAIERLNLMNMAKLSIKGLIESALNLGRTLDSDYAPLQQFFVVMEHCLKHGLKTKKTFLGQNKSFWGALELVEKLTPEAGEITASVKDLPGLKTPLGRGRAWLRLALMQKKLSDYMKTIINRKDLLSEFYEANALMMEEEGAVIAGLLVGLNVIDANLCMKGEDLDSQVGVIDFSMYLKDGGHSSKSAEGDGQITAILDQKNYVEELNRHLSASVNNLQAKVDALEKSNTKLTEELAVANNRIITLQEDVERVKEESSYQLESRKASRSDSAADGQVLGETRKQLKEETLLRLDVEKELEVQIGMKQEMELSMKMLEKDVCEKQDALVELRQQLEDMRIINQQLSHKSQTADAGSKQKSEAIARLEEKINQMTGTVKQMETSEKHAVKQARNLNSAAGKLLQLQQ, from the exons ATGTCTGATCTGACGCCTCAGAGCGAAACCCCCACTCCCACCACCGACAAGATCACCCAGGCCGCCCGGGAGACCATCTATCTCTGCAACTTTCGCGTGTCAGTCGACGGCGAGTGGCTCTGCCTCCGAGAGCTCAACGACATCTCCCTCACGCCAGACCCAGAGCCGGCCCATGAAG atCCTAAGGATCCCATTGCAATCGAGAGGCTTAACTTGATGAACATGGCCAAACTGAGCATCAAAGGCCTGATCGAGTCTGCTCTCAACCTCGGACGCACGCTCGACTCCGACTACGCACCGCTGCAGCAGTTCTTCGTGGTGATGGAGCACTGTCTGAAACACGGGCTGAAGA CCAAGAAGACGTTCCTGGGCCAGAACAAGTCGTTCTGGGGAGCGTTGGAGCTGGTGGAGAAGTTAACGCCTGAGGCCGGAGAGATCACCGCTAGTGTCAAAGACCTGCCCGGCCTCAA GACTCCTCTGGGCAGAGGACGCGCCTGGTTACGGCTCGCCTTGATGCAGAAGAAACTCTCTGACTACATGAAGACCATCATCAACAGAAAGGACCTGCTCag TGAATTCTACGAGGCGAACGCGTtgatgatggaggaggagggcgCCGTCATCGCCGGGCTGCTCGTCGGACTAAATGTCATCGATGCCAATCTGTGTATGAAGGGAGAGGACCTGGACTCTCAG GTCGGGGTGATTGATTTTTCAATGTACCTCAAAGACGGAGGACACAGCAGTAAGAGTGCAGAGGG tgacGGTCAGATCACAGCCATCCTCGATCAGAAGAATTATGTGGAGGAGCTGAACAGACATTTAAG tGCATCAGTAAATAACCTGCAGGCGAAGGTGGACGCTCTGGAGAAGTCCAACACAAAGCTAACAGAAGAG CTTGCAGTGGCAAATAACAGGATCATCACTTTACAAGAAGACGTGGAGAGAGTAAAGGAGGAGAGCTCCTATCAGCTGGAGTCCAGGAAG GCATCAAGAAGCGACTCGGCAGCAGACGGACAGGTGCTGGGGGAAACACGCAAGCAGCTCAAAGAGGAAACTCTGCTCCGATTG GATGTGGAGAAGGAGCTGGAGGTGCAGATCGGGATGAAGCAGGAGATGGAGCTGTCCATGAAGATGCTGGAGAAGGACGTGTGTGAGAAGCAGGACGCTCTGGTGGAGCTCCGGCAGCAGCTGGAGGACATGCGCATCATCAACCAGCAGCTGAGCCACAAGTCACAG ACTGCAGACGCCGGCTCTAAACAGAAGAGTGAAGCGATCGCTCGCCTGGAGGAGAAGATCAACCAGATGACGGGGACGGTAAAACAGATGGAGACCAG TGAGAAGCATGCGGTGAAACAGGCCAGAAACCTGAACTCAGCAGCCGggaagctgctgcagctgcagcagtag
- the rufy3 gene encoding protein RUFY3 isoform X2 gives MAERDLPLQSSPEVSQSSGRQIDSSDENGHGDSPDETLSPTSVIYFREALDSNLRLGKAGSLSPSPIPKYDFRIERIDSKRRNPKDPIAIERLNLMNMAKLSIKGLIESALNLGRTLDSDYAPLQQFFVVMEHCLKHGLKTKKTFLGQNKSFWGALELVEKLTPEAGEITASVKDLPGLKTPLGRGRAWLRLALMQKKLSDYMKTIINRKDLLSEFYEANALMMEEEGAVIAGLLVGLNVIDANLCMKGEDLDSQVGVIDFSMYLKDGGHSSKSAEGDGQITAILDQKNYVEELNRHLSASVNNLQAKVDALEKSNTKLTEELAVANNRIITLQEDVERVKEESSYQLESRKASRSDSAADGQVLGETRKQLKEETLLRLDVEKELEVQIGMKQEMELSMKMLEKDVCEKQDALVELRQQLEDMRIINQQLSHKSQTADAGSKQKSEAIARLEEKINQMTGTVKQMETSEKHAVKQARNLNSAAGKLLQLQQ, from the exons ATGGCGGAGCGGGATCTGCCTCTGCAGTCTTCTCCAGAGGTTTCACAAAGTTCTGGGAGGCAGATTGATTCCTCGGATGAGAACGGACACGGTGACAGCCCAGATGAGACTCTCTCTCCCACCTCGGTGATCTACTTCAGGGAGGCTCTGGACTCGAACCTGCGGCTCGGGAAGGCTGGCTCTCTGTCCCCCAGCCCGATCCCCAAGTACGACTTCAGGATCGAAAGGATCGACTCCAAGCGCAGAA atCCTAAGGATCCCATTGCAATCGAGAGGCTTAACTTGATGAACATGGCCAAACTGAGCATCAAAGGCCTGATCGAGTCTGCTCTCAACCTCGGACGCACGCTCGACTCCGACTACGCACCGCTGCAGCAGTTCTTCGTGGTGATGGAGCACTGTCTGAAACACGGGCTGAAGA CCAAGAAGACGTTCCTGGGCCAGAACAAGTCGTTCTGGGGAGCGTTGGAGCTGGTGGAGAAGTTAACGCCTGAGGCCGGAGAGATCACCGCTAGTGTCAAAGACCTGCCCGGCCTCAA GACTCCTCTGGGCAGAGGACGCGCCTGGTTACGGCTCGCCTTGATGCAGAAGAAACTCTCTGACTACATGAAGACCATCATCAACAGAAAGGACCTGCTCag TGAATTCTACGAGGCGAACGCGTtgatgatggaggaggagggcgCCGTCATCGCCGGGCTGCTCGTCGGACTAAATGTCATCGATGCCAATCTGTGTATGAAGGGAGAGGACCTGGACTCTCAG GTCGGGGTGATTGATTTTTCAATGTACCTCAAAGACGGAGGACACAGCAGTAAGAGTGCAGAGGG tgacGGTCAGATCACAGCCATCCTCGATCAGAAGAATTATGTGGAGGAGCTGAACAGACATTTAAG tGCATCAGTAAATAACCTGCAGGCGAAGGTGGACGCTCTGGAGAAGTCCAACACAAAGCTAACAGAAGAG CTTGCAGTGGCAAATAACAGGATCATCACTTTACAAGAAGACGTGGAGAGAGTAAAGGAGGAGAGCTCCTATCAGCTGGAGTCCAGGAAG GCATCAAGAAGCGACTCGGCAGCAGACGGACAGGTGCTGGGGGAAACACGCAAGCAGCTCAAAGAGGAAACTCTGCTCCGATTG GATGTGGAGAAGGAGCTGGAGGTGCAGATCGGGATGAAGCAGGAGATGGAGCTGTCCATGAAGATGCTGGAGAAGGACGTGTGTGAGAAGCAGGACGCTCTGGTGGAGCTCCGGCAGCAGCTGGAGGACATGCGCATCATCAACCAGCAGCTGAGCCACAAGTCACAG ACTGCAGACGCCGGCTCTAAACAGAAGAGTGAAGCGATCGCTCGCCTGGAGGAGAAGATCAACCAGATGACGGGGACGGTAAAACAGATGGAGACCAG TGAGAAGCATGCGGTGAAACAGGCCAGAAACCTGAACTCAGCAGCCGggaagctgctgcagctgcagcagtag
- the rufy3 gene encoding protein RUFY3 isoform X1, which produces MAERDLPLQSSPEVSQSSGRQIDSSDENGHGDSPDETLSPTSVIYFREALDSNLRLGKAGSLSPSPIPKYDFRIERIDSKRRNPKDPIAIERLNLMNMAKLSIKGLIESALNLGRTLDSDYAPLQQFFVVMEHCLKHGLKTKKTFLGQNKSFWGALELVEKLTPEAGEITASVKDLPGLKTPLGRGRAWLRLALMQKKLSDYMKTIINRKDLLSEFYEANALMMEEEGAVIAGLLVGLNVIDANLCMKGEDLDSQVGVIDFSMYLKDGGHSSKSAEGDGQITAILDQKNYVEELNRHLSASVNNLQAKVDALEKSNTKLTEELAVANNRIITLQEDVERVKEESSYQLESRKASRSDSAADGQVLGETRKQLKEETLLRLDVEKELEVQIGMKQEMELSMKMLEKDVCEKQDALVELRQQLEDMRIINQQLSHKSQTADAGSKQKSEAIARLEEKINQMTGTVKQMETRYKQAEREKDLALEANRLFKQEFGDKIESLQVEMEQLRRHRSYLELELRKERERKSEHHGDAASAQSSQSTPRRERRLPENIPKRLPESPPVKREKEQILPGAEDKTSLSSSVSSRSQHEDEQQDESFVEISQPSICSMCEQDDSLLKTKKQCKNCSGVFCESCVSKELPLPSSILPETVCSACYSLLLQQYASTPT; this is translated from the exons ATGGCGGAGCGGGATCTGCCTCTGCAGTCTTCTCCAGAGGTTTCACAAAGTTCTGGGAGGCAGATTGATTCCTCGGATGAGAACGGACACGGTGACAGCCCAGATGAGACTCTCTCTCCCACCTCGGTGATCTACTTCAGGGAGGCTCTGGACTCGAACCTGCGGCTCGGGAAGGCTGGCTCTCTGTCCCCCAGCCCGATCCCCAAGTACGACTTCAGGATCGAAAGGATCGACTCCAAGCGCAGAA atCCTAAGGATCCCATTGCAATCGAGAGGCTTAACTTGATGAACATGGCCAAACTGAGCATCAAAGGCCTGATCGAGTCTGCTCTCAACCTCGGACGCACGCTCGACTCCGACTACGCACCGCTGCAGCAGTTCTTCGTGGTGATGGAGCACTGTCTGAAACACGGGCTGAAGA CCAAGAAGACGTTCCTGGGCCAGAACAAGTCGTTCTGGGGAGCGTTGGAGCTGGTGGAGAAGTTAACGCCTGAGGCCGGAGAGATCACCGCTAGTGTCAAAGACCTGCCCGGCCTCAA GACTCCTCTGGGCAGAGGACGCGCCTGGTTACGGCTCGCCTTGATGCAGAAGAAACTCTCTGACTACATGAAGACCATCATCAACAGAAAGGACCTGCTCag TGAATTCTACGAGGCGAACGCGTtgatgatggaggaggagggcgCCGTCATCGCCGGGCTGCTCGTCGGACTAAATGTCATCGATGCCAATCTGTGTATGAAGGGAGAGGACCTGGACTCTCAG GTCGGGGTGATTGATTTTTCAATGTACCTCAAAGACGGAGGACACAGCAGTAAGAGTGCAGAGGG tgacGGTCAGATCACAGCCATCCTCGATCAGAAGAATTATGTGGAGGAGCTGAACAGACATTTAAG tGCATCAGTAAATAACCTGCAGGCGAAGGTGGACGCTCTGGAGAAGTCCAACACAAAGCTAACAGAAGAG CTTGCAGTGGCAAATAACAGGATCATCACTTTACAAGAAGACGTGGAGAGAGTAAAGGAGGAGAGCTCCTATCAGCTGGAGTCCAGGAAG GCATCAAGAAGCGACTCGGCAGCAGACGGACAGGTGCTGGGGGAAACACGCAAGCAGCTCAAAGAGGAAACTCTGCTCCGATTG GATGTGGAGAAGGAGCTGGAGGTGCAGATCGGGATGAAGCAGGAGATGGAGCTGTCCATGAAGATGCTGGAGAAGGACGTGTGTGAGAAGCAGGACGCTCTGGTGGAGCTCCGGCAGCAGCTGGAGGACATGCGCATCATCAACCAGCAGCTGAGCCACAAGTCACAG ACTGCAGACGCCGGCTCTAAACAGAAGAGTGAAGCGATCGCTCGCCTGGAGGAGAAGATCAACCAGATGACGGGGACGGTAAAACAGATGGAGACCAG ATACAAACAggctgagagagagaaggatCTGGCTCTAGAGGCCAACCGGCTCTTCAAACAGGAGTTTGGAGACAAAATCGAGAGTCTGCAGGTGGAGATGGAGCAGCTCAGGAGGCACAG GTCGTatctggagctggagctgaggaAAGAGCGAGAGAGGAAGAGCGAGCATCATGGGGACGCTGCGTCTGCTCAGTCCAGTCAGTCTACTCCTCGCAGGGAGAGGAGGCTCCCAGAGAACATACCAAAG CGTCTCCCAGAATCTCCGCCAGTGAAAAGGGAGAAAGAGCAGATTCTCCCTGGAGCCGAGGACAAAACCAGCCTGAGCTCCAGCGT GTCCTCGAGGTCACAGCATGAGGATGAACAG CAGGACGAGTCCTTTGTGGAGATCAGTCAGCCCTCCATCTGCTCCATGTGTGAACAGGACGACTCCCTGCTGAAGACAAAG AAACAGTGTAAGAACTGCAGCGGTGTTTTCTGTGAGAGCTGCGTGTCCAAAGAGCTGCCGTTACCTTCCTCCATCCTGCCGGAGACGGTGTGCAGCGCCTGCtactctctgctgctgcagcaataCGCTTCAACGCCAACATGA